From a region of the Basfia succiniciproducens genome:
- a CDS encoding DUF1848 domain-containing protein, whose amino-acid sequence MIINTGGRTDTVHYYSKWLLKRFEEGYVLSRNPLFPNKVTRYELTPDKVDCVVFCSKNYRPILPDLHKITDRFNTYFHYTITAYGKDIEPGVQTIEKSVETLKRLADIVGKQRIAWRYDPVLLTEKYTIERHLETFDYLARELTPYVDRCIFSFVEMYKKLAVNMPEIILLTDEDKHRLAKAMGEIAQRYGLYLQTCATEGDFSAYGIHGSGCMTLDIIGRANGVNFKSLKHKGNRQHCGCVESRDIGAYDSCPSGCKYCYANKSPAKARAMQQYHDPDSPLLLGHLRETDVVTQSTQKSFLAPQQMDLIGLWG is encoded by the coding sequence ATGATTATCAACACAGGCGGGCGCACGGACACGGTGCATTATTATTCGAAGTGGTTACTCAAACGCTTTGAAGAAGGCTATGTGCTGTCGCGTAATCCGCTGTTCCCGAATAAAGTTACCCGTTATGAATTGACTCCGGATAAAGTGGATTGCGTGGTGTTTTGTTCAAAGAATTACCGTCCAATTTTGCCGGATTTGCACAAAATCACCGATCGTTTTAACACCTATTTTCATTACACTATCACTGCCTACGGCAAAGATATTGAGCCGGGCGTGCAGACCATTGAGAAAAGTGTTGAAACTCTGAAGCGGTTGGCAGACATTGTGGGTAAACAACGCATTGCCTGGCGTTATGATCCGGTGTTACTAACCGAAAAATATACTATCGAACGTCATTTGGAAACTTTTGATTATCTCGCTCGCGAGCTCACACCTTATGTGGATCGTTGCATTTTTAGTTTTGTGGAAATGTATAAAAAATTAGCGGTGAATATGCCCGAAATTATTTTGCTCACGGATGAAGATAAACACCGTTTAGCAAAAGCTATGGGCGAAATTGCGCAACGTTACGGTTTATATCTACAAACTTGCGCGACCGAAGGCGATTTTTCCGCTTACGGCATTCACGGCTCGGGTTGTATGACGCTTGATATTATCGGGCGTGCCAACGGCGTGAATTTTAAATCGCTTAAACATAAAGGCAACCGACAACATTGCGGTTGTGTGGAAAGTCGTGACATTGGTGCTTACGACAGTTGTCCCAGCGGTTGCAAATATTGTTATGCCAATAAAAGCCCCGCCAAAGCCCGTGCGATGCAGCAATATCACGATCCCGATTCGCCCTTATTGCTTGGACATTTGCGTGAAACCGATGTTGTCACACAAAGCACACAAAAGAGCTTTCTTGCCCCGCAGCAAATGGATTTAATTGGATTGTGGGGATAA
- a CDS encoding LysR family transcriptional regulator, with product MDLNAVRLFVATVQAGSLSKASDELGVPIATISRQIKLLEQSLNIQLLDRHKTGVKPTAQGQLFYEQVYLNIDNLLHTERNLQSDKQALGGMLRISTTIAADHIWEMVLAFQQRFPDVQVYCQATERVVDLVADGIDVAFRSGELQTDNVIAMLIMQFSGAWVAGHEFIQKFGEPQTPQDLVNFPCASFGRLGQKSIVFEWQNQQGKNQSLDVPCMFLSNDNSAIIHLATTGRALCFISEYTAKKLIEQNKVVPILADYPSSASYKTYALYLPHRHQSAVVKAFIGFLKDWVGGEGMPV from the coding sequence ATGGACTTAAACGCCGTCCGCCTATTTGTCGCCACCGTGCAAGCAGGCAGTTTATCTAAAGCCAGCGATGAACTGGGCGTACCCATTGCCACCATCAGCCGACAAATCAAACTGCTGGAACAATCGCTGAATATCCAACTGCTTGACCGCCATAAAACGGGCGTAAAGCCCACTGCGCAAGGGCAGTTGTTTTATGAGCAAGTGTATTTGAATATTGATAATCTGCTGCATACCGAGCGCAATTTGCAATCCGACAAGCAGGCTTTAGGCGGGATGTTACGGATTTCCACCACCATTGCCGCCGACCATATTTGGGAAATGGTGCTGGCTTTTCAGCAACGCTTTCCTGATGTGCAGGTGTATTGTCAAGCGACTGAACGGGTGGTGGATTTGGTGGCGGACGGTATTGATGTGGCTTTTCGTTCGGGGGAATTACAAACGGATAATGTGATAGCGATGCTGATAATGCAATTTAGCGGGGCGTGGGTTGCCGGTCATGAATTTATTCAAAAATTTGGCGAACCGCAAACGCCGCAGGATTTAGTCAACTTCCCTTGCGCTAGCTTCGGCCGCTTGGGGCAAAAAAGTATTGTTTTTGAATGGCAAAATCAACAAGGCAAAAATCAATCGCTGGATGTGCCGTGTATGTTTTTATCCAACGACAATTCGGCAATCATTCACCTTGCGACCACAGGGCGCGCGCTGTGTTTTATCTCGGAATATACTGCTAAGAAGTTGATTGAACAAAATAAAGTTGTGCCAATTTTGGCGGATTATCCGTCTTCAGCCAGTTATAAAACCTATGCCCTGTATTTGCCGCACCGCCATCAATCGGCAGTGGTGAAGGCGTTTATCGGGTTTTTAAAGGATTGGGTTGGCGGGGAAGGAATGCCTGTCTGA
- a CDS encoding tautomerase family protein, whose product MIDFHDQVNLYLKGDNRDSMAYLRIAVFGNPTHQGYAELSHVVTQLISQILHISPQHIYIQYEDIPSWAVAGMFFESNIC is encoded by the coding sequence ATGATAGATTTTCACGATCAAGTAAATTTGTATCTAAAAGGTGATAACCGAGATTCTATGGCATATTTGCGGATTGCCGTATTTGGCAATCCTACACATCAAGGATATGCTGAATTAAGCCACGTTGTAACCCAATTAATATCACAAATTTTACACATTTCACCCCAACATATTTACATTCAATATGAGGATATTCCAAGTTGGGCGGTTGCGGGAATGTTTTTTGAGTCAAACATATGCTAA
- a CDS encoding nitroreductase family protein, with the protein MLDFETTVRARHSVRQFLPTPMTNAQIREVAEDARRSPSSTNTQPWSVHIVSGETLARLKKRIMEKFEQGELCPDFAYDQSKFDGIYEPRWREFYKEMFAANGVTRDDSEGRKKITRRNAEFYDAPHAAFLFMPDVGDGNVNAASDMGMYSQTFLLSLTARGFGGIPMLFLAMFADVVREELGISPDFKLLHGIAFGYPDKDAPINQFRSKRASVDETVTFYE; encoded by the coding sequence ATGTTAGACTTTGAAACCACCGTTCGCGCCCGCCATTCTGTGCGCCAATTTTTGCCGACACCAATGACCAACGCGCAAATCCGTGAAGTCGCTGAAGATGCCCGCCGTTCGCCGTCATCCACCAACACCCAACCGTGGAGCGTGCATATCGTGTCGGGCGAGACCTTGGCACGGCTGAAAAAGCGCATTATGGAAAAATTTGAACAAGGCGAACTTTGCCCCGATTTTGCCTACGACCAAAGCAAATTTGACGGCATTTACGAACCCCGCTGGCGTGAGTTTTATAAAGAAATGTTCGCCGCCAACGGCGTTACTCGTGATGACAGCGAAGGCCGCAAAAAAATCACCCGCCGCAACGCCGAATTTTACGACGCACCGCATGCCGCCTTTTTGTTTATGCCGGATGTGGGCGACGGCAACGTGAATGCCGCGTCTGATATGGGGATGTATTCGCAAACCTTTTTGCTGTCGCTCACCGCGCGTGGTTTTGGCGGCATTCCGATGTTATTTTTGGCGATGTTTGCCGATGTGGTGCGTGAAGAATTAGGCATTTCGCCCGATTTCAAACTGCTGCACGGTATTGCCTTTGGCTACCCTGATAAAGACGCTCCAATCAATCAATTCCGCTCTAAACGAGCAAGCGTTGATGAGACGGTGACTTTTTATGAGTAA
- a CDS encoding alpha/beta fold hydrolase produces the protein MQKLKIETQSGTLLDGVLFSQTPSKTVIIAITGIHGNFYSNPFYYNIGHTLSQSGIDFIYAQTRNAFGKTDFVNPKTGQPESIGSWNEDFAKTIEDLTAYVDFAEQKGYQHIVLAGHSLGANKVIHYLAETQDKRVAKFILLSPANVTHLTNAISEQQRAYIRHQVEKGNSQRLLPFELFGWLPCIADTAFQWLYSPLLNNVHVEPNSDFSQVAKIQHTGALLIGTLDRFTYGDPPGFLRNINNHFQSADKNTLIFIENTGHTYQQKEQEVADKLLDLVKDWGY, from the coding sequence ATGCAAAAACTGAAAATTGAAACACAAAGTGGTACGTTACTTGATGGCGTATTGTTCAGTCAAACGCCATCAAAAACGGTAATCATTGCCATCACAGGCATTCACGGTAATTTTTATTCTAACCCATTTTATTACAACATTGGCCACACATTGAGTCAAAGTGGTATTGATTTTATTTATGCACAAACTCGAAATGCGTTCGGTAAAACGGATTTTGTGAACCCTAAAACAGGACAGCCGGAAAGTATTGGTTCGTGGAATGAGGATTTTGCAAAAACCATTGAAGATTTAACCGCTTACGTTGATTTTGCCGAACAAAAAGGCTATCAACATATTGTGCTGGCAGGGCATTCGCTAGGGGCAAATAAGGTGATTCATTATCTTGCCGAAACCCAAGACAAACGTGTGGCGAAGTTTATTTTGCTCAGCCCAGCAAACGTTACGCATTTAACCAATGCAATCAGTGAACAACAACGAGCTTACATTCGTCATCAAGTCGAAAAGGGTAATAGTCAAAGATTATTACCTTTTGAGTTATTTGGCTGGTTGCCTTGTATTGCTGATACAGCATTTCAATGGCTCTATTCACCGTTGTTGAATAATGTTCACGTGGAACCTAATAGCGATTTTTCGCAAGTGGCAAAAATTCAGCACACTGGAGCATTGCTGATTGGTACGCTTGATCGTTTTACTTACGGAGATCCGCCAGGTTTTTTGCGAAATATCAATAACCATTTCCAAAGTGCGGACAAAAATACGCTGATTTTTATTGAAAATACAGGGCATACTTATCAGCAAAAAGAGCAGGAAGTGGCGGATAAATTGTTGGATTTAGTGAAAGATTGGGGGTATTAA
- a CDS encoding LysR family transcriptional regulator: MNSTEYGQLLIFQTIAKEGSISACARALSISVPAVSKALRQLENRLGVPLFQRSTRKIQLTETGVQLLEQTVQAVDTLSQAFENAKTLAQTPTGTVRITVSQVAFSLILQPVYAEFRERYPHIVLDISINNATVNLIDEQFDLGIRFGNHLEEGIVARRLTGEIREGLFISPQYAQKFGTPRTLADLAHHQLIGYRFITANRFHPLTLMENGQPHTIEMPMSLILNDSEMAIDAIRQGFGIGRIFEPQYERLESKIDLLPVLKKHWQTFQPMYLYYQPKSQKVKRVQVLIEFLQEKMEELGW; encoded by the coding sequence ATGAACAGCACCGAATACGGACAACTTCTCATCTTCCAAACCATCGCCAAAGAAGGCTCGATTTCCGCTTGTGCCAGAGCATTAAGCATTTCCGTGCCGGCGGTCAGCAAAGCCTTACGCCAGTTGGAAAACCGCTTGGGCGTGCCACTGTTTCAGCGTAGCACGCGTAAAATTCAACTGACCGAAACAGGCGTACAACTGCTGGAACAAACCGTGCAGGCGGTGGACACGCTGTCGCAAGCCTTTGAAAACGCCAAAACGCTCGCCCAAACGCCCACCGGCACGGTGCGGATTACGGTGTCACAAGTGGCATTTTCGCTGATTTTACAGCCCGTTTATGCTGAGTTTCGCGAACGTTATCCGCATATCGTGCTGGATATTTCCATTAACAACGCCACCGTCAATTTGATTGACGAACAGTTCGACTTAGGTATCCGCTTCGGTAATCATTTAGAAGAAGGTATTGTGGCACGCAGACTAACGGGCGAAATCCGTGAAGGCTTGTTTATCTCACCCCAATACGCCCAGAAATTCGGCACACCGAGAACCCTCGCCGACCTAGCCCATCATCAACTTATCGGCTACCGCTTTATCACCGCCAACCGCTTCCACCCGCTCACACTGATGGAAAACGGGCAACCGCATACGATCGAAATGCCGATGTCGCTGATTCTCAACGATAGTGAAATGGCAATTGACGCCATCCGCCAAGGATTCGGTATCGGGCGGATTTTTGAACCGCAATACGAGCGGTTGGAAAGCAAAATCGATCTGTTGCCCGTGTTAAAAAAGCATTGGCAGACCTTCCAACCCATGTATTTGTATTACCAACCAAAATCGCAAAAAGTGAAACGCGTGCAGGTGTTGATTGAGTTTTTGCAGGAAAAGATGGAGGAGTTGGGATGGTAG
- a CDS encoding DUF1330 domain-containing protein has translation MTAYVVFIRDEMKDQAAYDRYLQLGVPTLAPFGGEILVANGAHEAFEGADFDGSVVLRFPDMASARAWYTSPEYEAVKSMRLEATLGRAVLLEGVA, from the coding sequence ATGACAGCTTATGTTGTTTTTATTCGGGACGAAATGAAAGACCAAGCGGCTTACGACCGTTATCTGCAATTGGGCGTGCCGACGCTCGCCCCTTTCGGCGGCGAAATTTTGGTGGCCAACGGGGCGCACGAAGCCTTTGAAGGGGCGGATTTTGACGGCTCGGTCGTGCTGCGTTTTCCCGATATGGCGTCAGCCCGCGCGTGGTACACCAGCCCGGAATACGAAGCGGTGAAATCCATGCGCCTAGAAGCAACGCTCGGACGCGCGGTGCTACTGGAAGGGGTGGCTTAA
- a CDS encoding alpha/beta fold hydrolase, translated as MTISALDFFKRDVTLPNQLDGLPHKLSDVTGLQIGSFKTNDGVSLNYWKAGSGEPLVFVPGWSSNGAEYINLIHLLKDKFTVYVLDQRNHGLSDKVKFGNRISRFAMDLHEFFNAENIEKAHLCGWSMGCSVIWGYVDLFGTSRVEKFVFIDEAPSIYCHSNWTEEERINAGAFTTSAEMMIDMYYGRGTCNMLQVNTDLFNFYNTIDAPAFENSMALCDQVCPHDKDALEQVLFDHILNDWRDVLINKIDKPTLVVSGEHSNWVESQRWIAQTVPNSEDLIYGKHEHGDHFLHLKMPQKFAGELTEFLNRMS; from the coding sequence ATGACTATTTCAGCGCTCGACTTCTTCAAACGTGACGTCACTTTGCCCAACCAGTTAGACGGTTTGCCGCACAAATTATCCGATGTAACAGGCTTGCAAATCGGCTCGTTCAAAACCAATGACGGCGTGTCGCTAAACTATTGGAAAGCGGGCTCGGGCGAACCGTTGGTGTTCGTGCCTGGTTGGTCGTCAAACGGGGCGGAATACATCAATTTAATCCATTTGTTGAAAGATAAATTTACCGTTTATGTGTTGGACCAACGCAATCACGGCTTGTCGGACAAAGTGAAATTCGGCAACCGTATCAGCCGTTTCGCAATGGATTTACACGAATTTTTCAACGCCGAAAATATTGAAAAAGCGCACTTGTGCGGCTGGTCGATGGGTTGTTCGGTGATTTGGGGCTATGTGGATTTGTTCGGTACCAGCCGTGTAGAAAAATTTGTGTTTATTGATGAAGCACCATCAATTTATTGTCATAGCAACTGGACGGAAGAAGAACGTATCAACGCTGGTGCATTTACCACCTCTGCCGAGATGATGATTGATATGTATTACGGACGTGGCACGTGCAATATGTTGCAAGTAAATACGGATTTATTCAATTTCTACAACACGATTGATGCGCCGGCCTTTGAAAACTCAATGGCACTATGTGATCAAGTCTGCCCACACGATAAAGACGCATTGGAACAGGTATTGTTTGACCATATTCTGAACGACTGGCGAGATGTGCTTATCAATAAAATCGACAAACCGACTTTAGTAGTGTCAGGCGAACACAGCAACTGGGTGGAAAGCCAACGCTGGATTGCCCAAACCGTGCCGAACAGTGAGGACTTGATTTACGGCAAACACGAACACGGCGACCATTTCCTGCATTTGAAAATGCCGCAAAAATTCGCAGGCGAATTGACGGAATTTTTAAATAGAATGTCGTAA
- a CDS encoding NADH-dependent flavin oxidoreductase encodes MNPKYQPLFEPYTLNNGVEIKNRLTVAPLTIYDSGKDGEMTETGRRFWQNRFEGFGLYIMPFTNVHPSGIGFESPNAFDERHLPTLREYAEMAHSQGAKAVVQIAHSGLRADPAMTQGAELVAATGDYYGRFRTMSEQEVWDMVTNYAYAAELVLRAGFDGVEIHGANGWQIQQFFSASTNLRNDYWGGTLEKRMRFPLAIIDGIDEMRQKHNRPDFIIGYRFSPEEPGEDGITMKETLALVDALLEKPLQYLHISLWDFYKKVRRGADTHLTRMQVVHDRIAGRLPFFGSGNLYTADDMLKAYQTGWVESVSIGKSIMLNPNLVELIETGRESEIESAFDWDKADYYRYTPAMLDGTRAGTDFFPPSKQNGVRYKTNHF; translated from the coding sequence ATGAACCCAAAATATCAGCCTTTATTTGAACCCTATACACTCAACAATGGTGTGGAAATTAAAAATCGTCTCACAGTCGCACCACTCACGATTTACGATTCAGGCAAAGATGGCGAAATGACCGAAACAGGTCGCCGTTTTTGGCAAAATCGCTTTGAGGGTTTTGGCTTGTACATTATGCCGTTTACCAATGTTCACCCTAGCGGCATAGGCTTTGAATCGCCCAATGCTTTTGATGAACGCCATTTGCCGACCTTGCGTGAATACGCCGAAATGGCGCATTCACAAGGTGCAAAAGCGGTGGTGCAGATTGCTCATAGCGGTTTGCGAGCTGATCCTGCGATGACACAAGGTGCAGAGTTAGTAGCTGCGACAGGTGATTATTACGGACGTTTCCGCACAATGAGCGAACAAGAAGTATGGGATATGGTGACAAACTATGCTTATGCGGCGGAACTGGTGTTGCGAGCAGGTTTTGATGGTGTGGAAATTCACGGTGCAAATGGTTGGCAAATTCAACAATTCTTTTCAGCCAGCACCAATTTGCGTAACGATTATTGGGGTGGGACGCTGGAAAAACGAATGCGTTTCCCTCTGGCAATTATTGATGGGATTGATGAAATGCGTCAAAAACATAACCGACCTGATTTTATTATTGGTTATCGTTTCTCGCCCGAAGAGCCCGGGGAGGATGGCATTACGATGAAAGAAACGCTGGCGTTGGTGGATGCGTTGTTAGAAAAACCATTGCAATATTTGCACATTTCGCTTTGGGATTTTTATAAAAAAGTTCGCCGTGGTGCAGATACCCATTTAACCCGAATGCAAGTAGTACACGACCGTATTGCAGGGCGTTTGCCATTCTTTGGTTCAGGTAATCTTTACACCGCAGATGATATGCTCAAAGCCTATCAAACAGGCTGGGTAGAAAGTGTTTCTATTGGCAAAAGTATTATGCTCAATCCAAATCTTGTCGAACTGATTGAGACAGGACGAGAAAGCGAAATTGAAAGCGCATTTGACTGGGATAAAGCCGATTACTATCGCTATACCCCCGCAATGTTAGACGGCACTCGTGCAGGGACAGACTTCTTCCCGCCGTCTAAACAGAATGGCGTGCGATATAAAACCAATCATTTCTAG
- a CDS encoding LysR family transcriptional regulator: MNDKFSGIEEFLMTVEMGSFSAAAERLNLTGSAVGKSISRLEQRLNTQLFHRSTRKITLTREGEVWLASCRRMMEELEQAKLLLSSQSQQIIGEIRIDLPTTYGRSHILPKLLAIQADYPKLHLNISFQDRKVDMIAEHIDIAVRFGELADLTDIIAKQIDCFQNQLCATPAFVSKWGKLNHPDDLTHFPCIVGNQISWRLMNEQGKSTGFPLNVQHQINDGDARLQAVLADCGIAFLPDWLIQPAVEAGKLVQLLPEFTPPPEPIYVLWQKKLHLQPKVKAIVNSLV; encoded by the coding sequence ATGAATGATAAATTTTCAGGTATTGAAGAATTTTTAATGACAGTAGAAATGGGCAGTTTCAGTGCTGCAGCAGAACGATTGAATTTAACAGGTTCTGCGGTGGGAAAAAGTATTTCAAGATTGGAACAACGATTGAATACGCAGCTTTTTCACCGATCAACCCGTAAAATCACGCTGACTCGAGAAGGTGAAGTTTGGCTAGCAAGTTGTCGGCGAATGATGGAAGAATTAGAACAGGCGAAATTGTTACTTTCTAGTCAATCACAACAAATTATTGGCGAAATACGAATTGATTTGCCCACCACTTATGGGCGCAGTCATATTTTGCCCAAATTGCTTGCCATACAAGCAGATTATCCAAAGCTTCATTTAAATATTAGCTTTCAAGATCGCAAAGTGGATATGATTGCGGAACATATTGATATTGCTGTGCGATTTGGGGAATTAGCAGATTTAACAGACATTATTGCCAAACAAATTGATTGTTTTCAAAATCAACTTTGTGCGACACCTGCCTTTGTGTCAAAGTGGGGAAAACTCAACCACCCAGATGATTTAACTCATTTTCCCTGCATTGTAGGCAATCAAATTTCTTGGCGGTTGATGAACGAACAAGGCAAATCAACAGGATTCCCCCTAAATGTACAGCACCAAATCAATGACGGCGATGCACGTTTACAGGCGGTATTGGCGGATTGTGGCATTGCCTTTTTACCTGATTGGCTCATTCAACCAGCCGTAGAAGCAGGTAAATTGGTACAATTACTCCCTGAATTTACGCCACCACCTGAACCTATTTATGTGTTATGGCAGAAGAAATTACATTTACAGCCAAAGGTAAAAGCGATAGTAAATAGCTTGGTTTAG
- a CDS encoding DsbA family protein: MLKITTFTDPMMGLSYESEPFFRKLETHFAGHIEFHTVMAGLVRNVYDFVNPADLAISEAMAIERYLPHLAAIYNAEQSISGMPISMENLDLFSTDRTSSIPLNLAYKTVQQLAPEKADEFLYRLRFATIVEVRPTTKLNELARVAGQVGINEQTFLNAYHLDDVKASLTEDFQRFQQLGIRGLPAYLLEYQGKQVVVNGVLDDRQFFILIAQLTQNNLLPQKPEISQSTVKNLIEKHKLISPIEIQYAFGLASVNDIMPYLNPLLMNGEIKRIEVKDRRKLSSLNYSFFSLYGPYRVL; the protein is encoded by the coding sequence ATGCTAAAAATCACCACCTTTACCGACCCAATGATGGGCTTATCTTACGAAAGTGAGCCATTTTTCCGTAAACTGGAAACACATTTTGCAGGTCATATTGAATTTCATACCGTTATGGCAGGTTTAGTACGAAATGTTTATGATTTTGTCAATCCTGCTGACCTTGCCATTAGCGAAGCGATGGCGATTGAACGCTATTTGCCACACCTTGCTGCCATTTACAATGCAGAGCAAAGCATTAGTGGAATGCCGATTTCAATGGAAAATTTGGATTTATTCTCCACGGATCGCACATCATCAATTCCGCTTAATCTTGCTTACAAAACCGTGCAACAGTTAGCACCTGAAAAGGCAGATGAATTTCTCTACCGCTTACGTTTTGCCACCATTGTGGAAGTTCGCCCAACAACAAAGTTAAATGAACTTGCCAGAGTAGCGGGACAAGTTGGCATAAACGAACAAACATTTCTCAACGCGTATCATCTTGATGACGTTAAGGCATCGTTAACAGAAGATTTTCAACGATTCCAACAACTTGGCATTCGTGGTCTGCCAGCTTATTTATTGGAATATCAGGGTAAACAAGTCGTGGTCAATGGCGTATTAGATGACCGACAATTTTTTATCCTGATTGCTCAATTAACACAAAATAATCTATTGCCCCAAAAACCAGAAATAAGTCAAAGTACGGTCAAAAATTTGATTGAAAAACACAAACTCATTTCGCCTATTGAAATTCAATATGCTTTTGGTTTAGCAAGCGTAAATGATATTATGCCTTATCTCAATCCCCTTTTAATGAATGGCGAAATCAAACGAATTGAAGTTAAAGACAGGAGGAAGTTGAGTTCATTGAATTATTCCTTTTTCAGCCTATACGGGCCGTATAGGGTTCTTTGA
- a CDS encoding ABC transporter six-transmembrane domain-containing protein, with translation MQTSNALGNLKSIAKNNKKRLAGTFGLVAAENVLFLTYPVFGSFAVNAMMSGDVWTSLSYSLLVLVIWSIGAMRRAVDTRAFARIYAELAVPVVASQRAKGLDTSSVTARVALSRQFVDFFEQHLPILMMSAFQIIGSALMLLILEFWAGVTACAILAFFAFLMPKYAKTNDLLYLKLNNRLEKEVDVIERNNGYQLNKHYGWLAKLRIRISNREAAGYLWIGVAMALLFGVTVVQIATTQGVKAGHIYAVITYLWQFAMSLDDMPRLLEEFSNLKDIGKRVEV, from the coding sequence ATGCAGACATCCAATGCCTTGGGCAACTTAAAATCCATCGCTAAAAACAACAAAAAACGCCTTGCCGGCACTTTTGGTTTAGTGGCGGCGGAAAACGTTTTATTTTTGACCTATCCCGTATTCGGCAGTTTCGCGGTTAATGCGATGATGAGCGGCGATGTGTGGACATCGCTTTCTTATTCATTGTTGGTGCTGGTTATCTGGAGTATCGGCGCCATGCGCCGCGCGGTGGATACCCGCGCATTCGCCCGAATTTATGCGGAACTTGCCGTGCCGGTGGTGGCAAGCCAGCGTGCGAAAGGCTTGGATACCTCTTCCGTTACCGCACGCGTTGCGCTATCCCGCCAGTTTGTGGATTTCTTCGAGCAGCATTTGCCGATTTTGATGATGTCCGCTTTTCAGATTATCGGCTCGGCGCTGATGTTGCTGATTCTGGAATTCTGGGCAGGGGTTACCGCTTGTGCGATTTTGGCGTTCTTCGCCTTTTTAATGCCGAAATACGCCAAAACCAATGATTTGCTCTACCTCAAACTCAACAACCGTTTGGAAAAAGAAGTGGACGTCATCGAGCGCAACAACGGCTACCAGCTCAACAAACACTACGGCTGGCTGGCAAAACTGCGTATCCGCATTTCCAATCGTGAAGCGGCGGGTTATTTGTGGATTGGCGTGGCGATGGCGCTGCTGTTCGGCGTCACCGTGGTGCAAATCGCCACCACCCAAGGCGTAAAAGCCGGGCATATTTATGCGGTGATTACCTACTTATGGCAATTTGCCATGAGCCTGGACGATATGCCGCGATTGCTGGAGGAGTTTTCCAATTTGAAAGATATTGGCAAGCGGGTGGAGGTTTAA